In the Populus trichocarpa isolate Nisqually-1 chromosome 8, P.trichocarpa_v4.1, whole genome shotgun sequence genome, CTTTTCCATTGGTAGGCTTTGAACAAGAAAATGGCCCTCCTTCAAAAATAATCCCATTATCCTCTTCactacaaaacaaaactaaaaaaataaataaagtaggTAGAGATTGGTACTCCCACTTCTGCGAGGTAACAGCAActataaaaagggaaaaacgcaaataatcaaatatatacacacagcATCCACTTTTTCTCGGATCACTTTTTTGGTAAGTATTATTTTCTTCACAGAATCTCCAAATTTTCTCGAGAAAACACAATCCTTGTCTTAGCCAGATCTTTAAAATTCCCCAAATTCTTGCCGCACATATCGTTGCCACCCCatactctttctctctctctcccccctactttattattgttgttgttgttgttgttattctttctcttcaaagtctattttttttcccgttaattatttcaaaaactttaccttcttctctctctctacttCCTTTCTCTTCACTTTCTCAAGATAACGCAGTTTCGTGATTTGCAAACCCTAGTTTCCCTTCGCTGATTAATGgggttttcttagatttttaagTAACATCTTAGTTTGCTCGGTTGCTAAGCAGATTGGGTTACAAAagatatcttttcttttattttgcttttcaattttgaGGCATTTACTGAATCATTTAGAGTGGTCTTTGAGtgttctgggttttttttttgttttgacaagGAAGAGTCTTAGGTCACTTTAGTTGGTGAATTTTGACTGcgaacttgaaagaaaaagggggggtcttttttttctttcctttattcGTTTGGTGGgttataatatttgattgagaTTGTTAGATCATGGATCATGTGATTGGTGGCAAGTTTAAGCTTGGGCGGAAGATCGGTAGTGGGTCCTTTGGTGAACTTTATTTAGGTATgcaatttttagggtttatttagtAACATTCAAAGTGTTTTGATCACTCTTTCCTTTTGTGTCTTTAGAtgggtttttgattttttttgttgttctttatttgtttgcAGGTATTAATGTACAGAGTGGAGAGGAAGTGGCTGTTAAGTTGGTAGGTTTTACATCTTTAGCAATTATCTGCAATTCTTTCTTATAGATTGTTATTTCTTCATTCGTGCATTCCTGGATAGTAGTTAACTGTCATGTTTTGATATACTAGATGGCTGATGATCGTGTTTGTTTCCATCTGTTTGAAGTAGCAATTTATAGTTGATGATAGGgaatttgcttcttcttctttttttctccaaatGCTTTTTTGGTTTTGAGAAATTTAGATAGTTAGTTACTTAAGATGGATTGTGAATTTGGTTATCCAAGTGGAGGACTTCTTCTTGGTGTCTTAGTAGCTAGTTAATGTTTTCCTCAATCAAttcattatatttatgttaCCAAATGATTCTCTCAGTGGCAATGCTAAATGCTCCCCTCTACTATGttcttaaaacaaaaggatccctGAATAAAAAGTCGTTaagttttctgtttttggctggTGATTCCTTGTACCCTGGTCCTACTAGCTTTTGACCGAGGTCTATTTGCATTGGTTGGAAACATCAAATATTGTATTTTAGATATTGGAAGCTTCTAATTAGCGACGCTTTTGGTCATTTTGTGTATATGTAGAAGAGTAATTCTATTCATTTGATTATGTACTGATACTGTGAGCAAAAGATATTGTAAAAAGTTTCCAGTTTGCAGTCGGTGTGTTCTTGAGCGTTGCACTTTCCATGTTATACCATGTTGAGGGAAAAAGCCTGCTGTTGAATTAAGCCTGCTCTAAGGTTGTTTTGACTGGatgttttaatatgaaattctGACCTTTTCTGTTCATTTAAATCTGAGGATGTAATCTAGTAGATTCATGTATTatgtccttttttatatatatgttataatatagTGCAATTTGCACTTTTGATTTTGTAGCTGATACATATTCTTATGATATTCCCAGGAATCTGTGAAAACCAAGCACCCCCAGCTTCATTATGAATCAAAACTATACATGCTACTTCAAGGAGGAAgtaagtttctttcttttttcctttttttttccttattgttagctgatatgtttttttcttcgctTGAGCAAaagtcaatttatttatttatttattttcttcatcctTGTGAAGCGGGTATTCCTCATCTCAAATGGTTTGGTGTTGAGGTTGATTACAATGCCATGGTTATTGACCTTCTTGGACCAAGTCTTGAAGACTTGTTTAATTATTGCAATCGGAAGTTATCTTTGAAAACAGTGTTGATGCTTGCAGATCAATTAGTAAGTATGCCCATTTTTAAGAAAGGCATGCCTTTTATATTAGGATATCAACTGTTAAGAACACATGCTTTTTTAGCAGCTGCTATACTCAGTGTTCTTTCGCATTCCTTAATGTAGATAAATAGAGTTGAATATATGCACTCACGGGGTTTTCTTCACCGTGACATCAAGCCTGACAACTTTTTGATGGGTTTAGGGCGCAAAGCAAATCAGGTAtgttcctttttcctttttatgttCAATTTAAATAGAATTGTTAGATATTGCAAAGGTGTGAGCTTACTAGTTCATAGTCGAGGGGACAATGTAAATATGTCAATGGGAAAAACTTCTTTGCAATTTAGAGGTTTTAGATTTGAAGTTCATTGGcaataggaaaaaaatgagGCCTTCGCCATTTGAGCAGCACTTGTCAGTTTTCAATCCTCAAATGGGGTTGACTTGCTAAGTCAGTATTCAATATTGCACTCTGTTACTGAATGTCTTAGCGGTGTCAAAATCTATCTTATATCTGATATGCATATGCAGTTTTGTTTTATTACTTAACATATATCTTAGGATGCCCTAATAGTTATCGCGGATTGTTTTCTTGCTACACCTTCTCTGAAACACAGGTCTACATTATTGACTATGGCCTTGCAAAAAAGTACAGAGATCTGCAAACACACAAGCATATACCATATAGGTAAAGTgttgtttttcttatgtttcTGGATCCTGTATCAATACCATTTTTGAAACCCTGGTTTGATGATGAAATTTATTCCCCCTCCAAGCTCTTAGATCTTGCCCTTTGTTCATTGATAGCCAGTTGGAGCAAAAATGAAGTATATTATGTTTTAATGTGCGTGCTCATGGTTTTGTTATAATGCAGTATTCAGGAGTACCAAGGACATGCTTACCTAGGATAGAGTCCTAATAATTTGTGAGGATTCATTCTTTTGTGTCTGGGACCTAGCCATGTTATAGTCTATTTcgaaaagtaaaaggaaagaaaatggcCAGGAAAGAGTTGGCAATTTGTTGTTTTCTCCCCAGAAGAAAATGGAGGTCTTGGAACTGAGACTTTGAATTGAGAGCAGGATCAAACATGAATAGTTTACTGTGTTTCTTATCAGCTCAAGCATACTTTTGTATATCagatgttttattatatttcaaataaaaaaaaggtctgTTAGGAAGGAGCTTgcaatttattgtttttgtccGAGAAGAAAATGGAGATCTTGGAACAGAGATTTTAAATGTTCAATGAATCTTAAGAGCAGAATCACACATGAATAGTTTACTGTGTTTCTCATGGAGTACCTGTGAATCTAATCAGTTCATGTGTACTTTGTTTGATCAGTTGTTGTTGAGTTTGACAAGTACGATCATAAAATTCCAGCTACTTTTAATCATAGAGTACTTGTGAATGGAAGCCTGACAAGTTTGGTAAATAAacaatgcaataaaaaaaaaaactggtttcGTGAGTTGAATCTAGAATTAATGTTGCTGGCAAGAGCCTAGTTGTCCATGCATATTCAGCTTGCTTCTATTATCTAGGCATAAAGCTGCAATTCAGGGAAATCTTCTGCTTGGTATGTTTCCCTTCAAAAAAGGGCAGTGCTAAGAATGCTGCTGTTGGTAATGCTGCTTACTTTTGCAGAGTTGCTTGGGCAACTATCTCTTGCTATTGTTTTTATGTCTTTAAGCCTGTTTTCCTGGGAGCATTCAATGCCACCATGTATCATGTTTTTATCTGTACATGTTATCGTGCATTTTGTTCGCACATCTTTCTCTGATATACTGATGTAATGATGAATTCTCACCTCCTCCCCTTTTCAAGCCTCTTTCCATTGTCTATCATGATATATGTAATAAGTTTTTGTTACAGGGAAAACAAGAATCTCACAGGCACGGCTCGCTATGCTAGTGTTAATACTCATCTTGGAGTTGGTGAGTGAACTGATTGTAACTGTAAGATGACTATTGGATGTTGCTAGCACATTTTCAAATCTTTATATTTGATCTTATTATTATGCCATTCTTACTTGCAGAGCAAAGCAGAAGAGATGATCTGGAATCCCTTGGTTATGTGCTTATGTATTTTTTGAGGGGAAGGTTAAGAACTTACTCGACTTGCTTTACCCTCCTATTTGTAAATCTTAATATGTGTttgatcctttttcttttggtgATTTCTCTAGTTCAGCCTTCCATGGCAGGGCATGAAAGCTGGTAATAAAAAGCAGAAATATGACAAGATCAGTGAAAAGAAGATGCTTGTTCCTATAGAGGTACAATCATTTGCTTTTGCAAGCTGCTTGCTCCAAGCACATGTTTTTCATGGTGTAGCATATGATACACAGCCACAATGGGGAGAATTACTGGTGTACAAGGATACCAGTTTGGTGTTTAAACAATTAGTTTGCcttaataaatgttttaaatGATTATCATGCTGGTGGAATATGAAGTATAATGGTTACTTTGCAGGTCCTTTGCAAGAACTATCCTTCAGAATTTACATCTTACTTTCATTATTGCCGTTCACTGCGGTTTGAAGACAAACCTGATTATTCATACCTGAAGAGACTTTTCCGCGACTTGTTTATTCGAGAAGGTTTGTTCATGCTCCAGAATCTTTGATGCTTTTAATTACTattcaattgttatttttattttaaatatgttgCTGGGGTTCTAAATTCAATTGTTAGTTTAGGGTCCTGCCAAATTTTAGAACCTAATATAGGTTTCTAAACTGTTGCAGGGTATCAGTTTGATTATGTTTTTGACTGGACCATATTGAAGTACCCGCAGATTGGTTCAAGTTCTAGATCACGAGTTAGTataccttaatttttttgtgactGATTTCagtaggaaaaatatttttaacaagtCTCTCTCCAATTATTCTTGATTCCGTGTCTTCTTTTAACAGCCAAGTGGCAAACCAGCTGTATACCCAGGGCCATCTGCTGAAAGAGTGGAACGGCCATCAGGTCTGTTCTGATTTTTAGttaacaaacaatttttttctttaatattttgatcaagtGAACTGCCGATGAATGCCTGGACATGATATCTGAAGTGTTGATGGGTAATTCATTTGTTGCTTGTTTTGCTATTCCCTAGTATAGATTAATATTTAGCATGACATTCATGGTACTATTTTGTTGCCCCCTCACCTTTGACAAAAAGAGATTCCTGGGCTACTTTCTCGTGTTTgagacaattttatttttatccagtAGGCCAGGAAGTCCGAGACAGATTCTCTGGTGGAGTTGAGGCATTTGCTCGAAGGAATAGCTCTGGACATGCTTTGCACAGCGATCAGTCCAGGCACAGGTCCTCAGATGATGCGCCATCATCCAAGGATGTGGTGAGTATTGCAAGAGAAATTATGTACCTTTTAATTTTGGTGGAGTTGGTCGCCCTTTTGCCCTGGATTTTAGCTTCACTTCTCAACTGCCTGCTACTTTTCTTCTATCCCCATCCTTTCTACAGCATCCCGATTCAGAAAGGCCCCGTTCGTCATCTCGAAATGGAAGCACTTCAAAGAGGGCGGTCATGTCAAGCAGCCGGCCAAGCTCTTCTGGCGAGCCTAGTGAGAATCGGTCAAGCCGGCTGGTCTCAAGCAGTGGTCGCCTGTCAACAACCCAAAGGGTTCAACCTGGGTTTGAGTCAAAATCATCTTCTTTTACTCGTGCTTCAGCCACAAGTGGTGGTCGTGTCAATACACTTAGGAGCTTTGAACTCCTGTCTATTGGCACAGGAAAGAGGAAATAAGCACTGGACCTGTCTGGTACGAAGATTTACTTGTGCAAGGGGTCAAAATTCCCTTGTGTATTTCTATCAGTGTTGGGACTACAATGGTGTGTCGCCAGTTACTGTATATTCATACCCACCATTAGGTTTCCATCACAGCAAAAGATCAGGGAATCCTCTCCTTGGAAGACTGGGACTCGTCTTGTATCCATCTCTCAGAGAATTGGCAATACAAAGGCAAGCGGACTCAATTCTTAAAAGAGAAGAATCATTTCAGGGTAGGAATTGTTCATATATTTGAGATGCTTTTAGCTCtaataaatacttaaatttttctgggaaaaaaaattacaacttcCGCTAAGAGACCGGTATGAACTCCGGCCATCCTCTCTACTACTATATACATAATCTTAGCTGTGGTTCAGGCAGAGGTCGATTCAACAATGGAGcgaaaaatgcaataaaatggaattgaattcttttttagtttctgATGCTGAACTCATTTAAACTTTTCTGTTCAAAATaaagtaacaataataaataaataaatattgtaattttataactAAACAAAATGCTGGGCATTTAATGTGTTTAGAAGTgtagtttttaaaaatgtagttgtggttgttttttaaaatgtttttcattcagaaaagcatgttaataatatttttttattatttaaaaattatttttgagattattatcaaaataatttgaaaatattaaaaatatattaatttaaaataaaaaaaaataattttttcaaacagCTAAACATCCTTTTGAGTTGTTGTCATGTTCGTCGCATTCCCTTTGGGGTTCAAAATGAAGGGATTTAATTCAAGTACATTTGGAAAATGgcaaaaatatgatttatttaatactaGTTTTTCTAGCATGACGTCGTTATCCACCTAACATGAACCTCATCTTTTCCACTATAGAGGAGTCTACTAGCAAATTATAAATaccaagttttttctttttttaaccagagttatattcttatatttttaattatttaatattcttatccaattatttgcataaaaaataaaaaaaataaacgacaattatttgctaaaaaataactttttcggggatttatttaatattcttatatttttttaatttaaacaaccttttttcaatcataaaaaataaacgaaCTGAAAGTAgcctataaaaattaataagaactcAATTTGGTGGATTTTGATGACGTTGAATAATTTctggattttaatattttatgcttttttaatgtcttattgttaagttttttttataattaataaataatagttagtTTGTGTGTGTTATTATGAaccctttttttatcattttaaattgcTCTTTTTTGATCATATATTGTgacataaatataaatgaaaattacaTACATAAACGAAAATCTTATTAGTTTTTCCCTGAAAGGGTAAGACAATAACTCTATAAATAACTAACTAAGGTTCAATTTATTAATTCGATGAGTTTcgatgtaatttaattatttttttatttcaatactgTGTTTCTTAGAATTTTGATGGTCAAAATAAGTTACAttatatagtttaaaaataatttcaacaggtTATTCTATCTTATTTATAGTTTATGTCGtgcataaataagaaaaaaaaggttaaaatatattttcggATTCATTCTAAACCTAGTCTATTAgttatgaataaataattttcatttcgaTATTTGTAattggttttttcttaattagaggTAGAATTGAATTTACTTATTAATTAGTACTGATAGTAGGTATTGCCTTCAAGGTAAAATAGTTCATGAAAAGTTTTTCAGTTGTTCTGGATTAATGGTGTTTATCtaaaagagtgaaaaaaaaaaagaattgaatatataatattgaattaagggtatataatatatagttaATCAGAAGTTTCTTAAGAGAGTTCATATTTTCATATGTAGTTAtggatttttctattttcttttcattctagatcctatttttattttcacacggTTTATTAAGTTTAATTTGAAGCATGATGCCTTACCATATTATAACGatataatctataaaaaaatcttatatatatataaacgtgACCTTAATCCTCtgcaaaataagttttttaagttttttcaaacaactgtatttattttatctactaattaattgaatttattttaaccaaataaatatatttaatctaatctgaaaatatttttttattggacacAATATTAATTACGATCGAGGGGATCCCTTGTAATTAATATTGTGTCCaaacattaagaaaatgaaaaaaaaaaggggtgaaATCTGGATAGAAATATTGTATTGGCACTCGTGAAAAGGATGgtattgaaatgtaaaaaaatcaaaatctatgaATTTGATTGATATACTAATCAAACAGAGCGATTTTCCTGATTGGAATCTAATTTAATGGCAAGCCATAATTTATTATCGCCCGCCTCGAgtagattatatataaaattaagatgatCTGCATGAAGTCCCTGCCAGAACTGGTATTAATGAAATAAGTTTACAAGATCTAATTAACTGTGCTTACTAAATTAATTGCTCTGTCTGCTAATTAATGCAATCAATAATTGTAAGCATTATCTGGAGTGAataaatgaccaaaaaaaaaaaaaacacgaagtGGCATAATTTATTTGCTTAATTATATGTACATATAATTTATTCCTAGTTAACagctttaattatatatatatatatacgttcTTACAGAGCCAAGAATTCCTAAGATCACCCTTCTATTATAAATcccatgctaattaattataaaatcaatgttttgatttcattCTTGAAAGGATATATATCTTATGAGTAGATTCTCTAggcattatttattttcaaaaaataaaataaaaatgacggtgacaattaaagaaaaaatggaaactTCATGAAATCTTGataatcttttttgtttaaaataaaagaaaataaataatttaccaaacatagtaaataataataattccttTAAAGACACAATAGTGAAAACAATGAACTCTCGAGCCTTTTCATATTATGAACAGAACGATATTCCCTTGTGTTTTATAGAAGATCTTCAACAAAATAAGGCAAATATAATACATATTCTGATTTATAAATTCTCTTTAATGCTCTGGATTGTGATCCCTTTTTAGCTTTTGCACGTAgatttcttcaataaaatcaCAATCCTCCCTCCTCCCTTGTATTTTATGATGTCGAAAATGTTAATTAGCATCAATTTACTCAAAATCTATGCTACATAGCTTTTGCAGATACAAAAACACATTAATGGCATAACTGCTCATCGTATTACCATAAATGTACCGAAACAAATTCCCTATAAATACATGCATTAATCCTAGGATCCAAGATATACTTGTACTGaattctctctctcccctttgCAAAGTCTCTTCACAGCATCAAGTCTTTTCACTGTCATAGTCGAGAACATGGCTGGATTTGGTTGGAGCTTAAGGCATGGCAACACACTTGGTTCTAAAAGGCCGTTGCTTCCTTCACAAATCGCTTGTCGAATATGTGACCATGTGTTTACGAGTGTACAAGCTCTCATAGACCATATTGAATCTCACATGGTAGAGGATGTCGAGACTGCGAGATGGAAAAATGGTCTCAGCTTTTCCTCCTCCCGTGCAGATCCTCTTGCCAATCCTTTCAGTTTTGGTCCTTCTACTCCTTCTCGTTCGCCACAAACTGGTTTCCTTGGCCACAGTCgctataattttctttcttcgaCAGAGAGAAACCCTGCCTTCAGTCCCAGCACCCCACAAAATATTGCTTCGGCACAACCAATTATTAGAGCTCCACAATCACAACGTTCATCGTTGGCTAGGAACAAGTACACAGTTGGCCGGTCACAACATGTTCCCTTTGCCTTGCCAACACAGCCCAAGCTGGTGATGGAAGAGCCTCACAGTATTGATCGCACCAGGCCGTTTCTTCGACAATTGGAGAGACCGTTCTCCTCCGGAGGTAACCATGGGAAGAGATCATATGCGGAGACGCTGGATTTGACTTTGAAGCTGTAGAGCTTGAAGACGGAGGATCGATACAAGGGTTTTATGCCAAAACCCTAATGATCAAGTTTGTAGGGACATGCAtgttattttatgtaattttatttaaaataaaaaataaaacacttaatCCTCCATCGGGTGATTAATTAtaccatgttttgtttttttgtttcgttttaatcaattaattattttgt is a window encoding:
- the LOC7467543 gene encoding casein kinase 1-like protein 10 isoform X2, translating into MDHVIGGKFKLGRKIGSGSFGELYLGINVQSGEEVAVKLESVKTKHPQLHYESKLYMLLQGGTGIPHLKWFGVEVDYNAMVIDLLGPSLEDLFNYCNRKLSLKTVLMLADQLINRVEYMHSRGFLHRDIKPDNFLMGLGRKANQVYIIDYGLAKKYRDLQTHKHIPYRENKNLTGTARYASVNTHLGVEQSRRDDLESLGYVLMYFLRGSLPWQGMKAGNKKQKYDKISEKKMLVPIEVLCKNYPSEFTSYFHYCRSLRFEDKPDYSYLKRLFRDLFIREGYQFDYVFDWTILKYPQIGSSSRSRPSGKPAVYPGPSAERVERPSGQEVRDRFSGGVEAFARRNSSGHALHSDQSRHRSSDDAPSSKDVHPDSERPRSSSRNGSTSKRAVMSSSRPSSSGEPSENRSSRLVSSSGRLSTTQRVQPGFESKSSSFTRASATSGGRVNTLRSFELLSIGTGKRK
- the LOC7467543 gene encoding casein kinase 1-like protein 10 isoform X1, translated to MDHVIGGKFKLGRKIGSGSFGELYLGINVQSGEEVAVKLESVKTKHPQLHYESKLYMLLQGGTGIPHLKWFGVEVDYNAMVIDLLGPSLEDLFNYCNRKLSLKTVLMLADQLINRVEYMHSRGFLHRDIKPDNFLMGLGRKANQVYIIDYGLAKKYRDLQTHKHIPYRENKNLTGTARYASVNTHLGVEQSRRDDLESLGYVLMYFLRGSLPWQGMKAGNKKQKYDKISEKKMLVPIEVLCKNYPSEFTSYFHYCRSLRFEDKPDYSYLKRLFRDLFIREGYQFDYVFDWTILKYPQIGSSSRSRPSGKPAVYPGPSAERVERPSVGQEVRDRFSGGVEAFARRNSSGHALHSDQSRHRSSDDAPSSKDVHPDSERPRSSSRNGSTSKRAVMSSSRPSSSGEPSENRSSRLVSSSGRLSTTQRVQPGFESKSSSFTRASATSGGRVNTLRSFELLSIGTGKRK